The Vulgatibacter sp. genome window below encodes:
- a CDS encoding cytochrome c oxidase subunit 3, whose protein sequence is MYEPALEEHFDDFARQRHAARFGMWIFLASELLLFAALFVLYFGYRAHYPQVFSEGVGHNARAIGTLNTCILLLGSIAVALAVNELRRSRTRSAVLLLAATTLAAIAFLILKGSEYAAHLQEGIRPGGQGHFFLEHQEPGWPIFFTLYFAMTGLHAIHVAVGGVLLGGMTWWVARRRVGAAGAYRVEMGALYWHLVDLIWVFLWAMFYLMGGHG, encoded by the coding sequence ATGTACGAGCCCGCGCTCGAGGAGCACTTCGACGATTTCGCCAGGCAGCGCCACGCGGCGCGCTTCGGCATGTGGATCTTCCTCGCGAGCGAGCTGCTCCTCTTCGCGGCGCTCTTCGTCCTCTACTTCGGCTACCGCGCCCACTACCCGCAGGTCTTCAGCGAGGGCGTGGGGCACAACGCCAGGGCGATCGGCACCCTCAACACCTGCATCCTGCTCCTCGGCAGCATCGCGGTGGCGCTGGCGGTGAACGAGCTGCGGCGGAGCAGGACCCGCAGCGCCGTCCTGCTGCTCGCCGCCACCACCCTCGCCGCGATCGCCTTCCTGATCCTCAAGGGCTCCGAATACGCCGCGCATCTCCAGGAGGGGATCCGGCCCGGCGGGCAGGGACATTTCTTCCTCGAGCACCAGGAGCCGGGCTGGCCGATCTTCTTCACGCTCTACTTCGCGATGACGGGGCTCCACGCGATCCACGTGGCGGTGGGCGGCGTGCTGCTCGGGGGGATGACGTGGTGGGTCGCCAGGCGCCGGGTGGGCGCCGCCGGCGCCTACCGCGTCGAGATGGGCGCGCTCTACTGGCACCTGGTCGACCTGATCTGGGTCTTCCTCTGGGCGATGTTCTACCTGATGGGAGGGCACGGATGA
- a CDS encoding cbb3-type cytochrome c oxidase subunit I: MKSYLDHRTTVGSWLGTTDHKRIGLMFLVATAAMLLLGGAFAILLRLEHLTPGPTIMGAPAYNRVFTLHGVIMVWLFMIPSIPATFGNFLLPVMLGARDVAFPRLNLASFYIYLLGAAITLGGVVASGADTGWTFYVPYSSTTFTPVIPILIGVFILGWSTIITGINFIATTHTLRARNMGWMDIPLFVWAIYATSVIQVLATPVLGMTLLLVTMDHGFGWGFFDPAKGGDVVLFQHVFWFYSHPAVYIMILPAMGVVSEVICTFARKDPYSYVAIAASSVGIAFTGFLTWGHHMFTAGMSTLDAGIFGALSMFVAIFSAIKVFTWTGTLYRGQIQLRSPLAYVFTFLFLFVFGGMTGVAVATTSLDVHWHDTYFVVAHFHFIMVGGTLTTYLAALNYWWPKITGRLYPEKWAMVAAVLTFFGFFSTFFPQFLLGNGGMPRRYYDYAEQFQALHLISTGGSWILSAAFLVTIAYLGWSLVYGEKAGPNPWGSRSYEWFTSSPPPPHNFEETPEFRHRPYDYHERIGT; this comes from the coding sequence ATGAAGAGCTACCTCGACCACCGCACCACCGTCGGCTCCTGGCTGGGCACCACCGACCACAAGCGGATCGGTCTGATGTTCCTGGTGGCGACTGCGGCGATGCTGCTCCTCGGCGGCGCCTTCGCCATCCTGCTGCGGCTCGAGCACCTCACCCCCGGGCCCACGATCATGGGCGCGCCGGCCTACAACCGCGTCTTCACGCTCCACGGCGTGATCATGGTCTGGCTCTTCATGATCCCGTCGATCCCGGCGACCTTCGGGAACTTCCTGCTCCCGGTGATGCTGGGTGCGCGGGACGTCGCCTTCCCCCGCCTCAATCTGGCGAGCTTCTACATCTACCTGCTCGGCGCCGCGATCACCCTGGGCGGCGTCGTCGCCAGCGGCGCGGACACGGGTTGGACCTTCTACGTTCCCTACTCGTCCACGACCTTCACGCCGGTGATCCCGATCCTGATCGGTGTCTTCATCCTCGGCTGGTCGACGATCATCACCGGGATCAATTTCATCGCCACGACCCACACGCTGCGCGCCCGCAACATGGGCTGGATGGACATCCCGCTCTTCGTCTGGGCGATCTACGCGACGAGCGTGATCCAGGTGCTGGCGACGCCGGTTCTCGGCATGACGCTGCTGCTCGTCACCATGGATCACGGCTTCGGCTGGGGCTTCTTCGATCCGGCGAAGGGGGGCGACGTGGTCCTCTTCCAGCACGTCTTCTGGTTCTACTCCCACCCTGCGGTCTACATCATGATCCTTCCCGCGATGGGGGTGGTGAGCGAGGTGATCTGCACCTTCGCCCGCAAGGATCCCTACTCCTACGTCGCCATCGCCGCGTCGAGCGTCGGCATCGCCTTCACCGGCTTCCTCACCTGGGGCCACCACATGTTCACCGCGGGGATGTCGACCCTCGACGCGGGGATCTTCGGCGCGCTCTCGATGTTCGTGGCGATCTTCTCGGCCATCAAGGTCTTCACGTGGACGGGCACGCTCTACCGCGGCCAGATCCAGCTCCGCTCGCCGCTCGCCTACGTCTTCACCTTCCTCTTCCTCTTCGTCTTCGGCGGGATGACCGGCGTCGCCGTCGCCACCACCAGCCTCGACGTGCACTGGCACGACACCTACTTCGTCGTGGCGCACTTCCACTTCATCATGGTGGGCGGCACGCTCACGACCTACCTGGCGGCGCTCAACTACTGGTGGCCGAAGATCACCGGCAGGCTCTACCCGGAGAAATGGGCGATGGTGGCAGCGGTGCTCACCTTCTTTGGCTTCTTCTCCACGTTCTTTCCGCAATTCCTGCTGGGGAACGGGGGCATGCCGCGCCGCTACTACGACTACGCGGAGCAATTCCAGGCGCTGCACCTGATCTCGACCGGCGGCTCGTGGATCCTCTCGGCGGCGTTTCTGGTGACGATCGCCTACCTGGGGTGGTCGCTCGTCTACGGCGAGAAGGCAGGTCCCAATCCGTGGGGTTCGCGGAGCTACGAGTGGTTCACCAGCTCGCCGCCACCGCCCCACAACTTCGAGGAGACACCCGAGTTCCGGCACCGGCCCTACGACTACCACGAGCGGATCGGGACCTGA